The following proteins come from a genomic window of Athalia rosae chromosome 1, iyAthRosa1.1, whole genome shotgun sequence:
- the LOC105691574 gene encoding uncharacterized protein LOC105691574 isoform X2, producing the protein MLPPTYVEGFHDLDAVKSMEYRPLGSTGMVVSKLSFGGGALGTHYGSFDDAEAIRAIREAIKMGINFIDTAPWYGQGKSETLIGQAVKGIPRQAYYLATKVGRYEPDFKHMFNFSAEATRKSLKKSLELLGVDYVDVIQVHDIEFAPSLDIILSQTLPELSKQVVNGKAKHIGVTGYPVSKLKEFIEKSDINVQTILSYARLTLIDDTLPNYIPFFKKQGIGIINAAVTAMGLLTNSGPPLWHPADANIKELCLQVTTYCKERDVQLGKLAVWYSMQFDDVATNLIGMQSIEMLNTNLDVMLNGITQSEKQVLSEIEEKYFSKLGKNHWEGMELEVYWKALNALAMAVECEPWGSVNGQVVEKFTMKNAHGLEVDVLSYGATIQAIRTPDKHGNIADVVLGFDNIEGYLGTDNPYFGATVGRVANRVSGASFILDGVPYTLAKNIPGHSLHGGLVGWDKKIWNTAIQDDAVWMTLLSPDREEGYPGAVIATIKFSITDDGKLIIKMSAVSTKATPINLTNHSYFNLFGHDGNATELYKHEITINANRWTVTDADSIPTGEIRPVANSIMDLRVAKQLGQVLPKVPSGGYDFNFCIPEDHGPKGERFVARVLHPDSGRYLEVHSNQPGVQLYTSNFLPDITTQGILGKDQQKYFKHGALCLETQNYPDAVNHANFPNSILRPGQTYEHIVIYKFGVQNQ; encoded by the exons ATGCTTCCGCCAACTTATGTCGAGGGTTTCCATGACCTGGATGCGGTCAAGAGTATGGAATATAGACCCTTGGGAAGTACTGGCATGGTGGTCAGCAAATTATCTTTTGGTGGCGGCGCACTCGGAACTCATTATGG GTCATTTGATGATGCTGAAGCTATAAGGGCAATCAGAGAAGCCATCAAAATGggtatcaattttatagacacAGCACCATGGTATGGTCAGGGAAAATCAGAGACATTAATTGGTCAA GCAGTGAAAGGGATTCCGAGGCAAGCGTATTACCTCGCGACTAAAGTCGGAAGATATGAGCCGGATTTCAAACACATGTTCAATTTCTCTGCAGAAGCAACTAgaaagagtttgaaaaaaagtctgGAACTACTTGGGGTTGATTATGTAGACGTCATTCAG GTACATGACATTGAATTTGCACCGTCACTAGACATTATTTTGTCCCAAACCTTACCAGAACTCTCCAAGCAAGTTGTGAATGGAAAGGCGAAGCACATCGGTGTCACTGGCTACCCAGTTTCAAAACTGAAGgagtttattgaaaaaagcgATATTAATGTTCAGACGATATTAAGCTATGCCAGATTGACGCTCATTGACGATACTCTTCCAAACTACATACCTTTTTTTAAG AAACAGGGTATAGGAATTATTAACGCTGCAGTTACAGCCATGGGTTTACTGACTAACAGTGGTCCACCTTTATGGCATCCAGCCGACGCAAACATCAAAGAACTATGTTTGCAGGTCACAACATATTGCAAG GAGCGCGATGTTCAATTGGGTAAGCTCGCTGTGTGGTATTCTATGCAGTTCGATGACGTTGCCACAAACTTAATAGGAATGCAAAGCATTGAAATGCTGAACACTAATCTTGATGTTATGCTAAATGGCATCACACAAAGTGAAAAGCAAGTACTGTCTGAAATAGAGGAGAA ATACTTTTCCAAGTTGGGCAAAAACCATTGGGAAGGAATGGAGCTTGAAGTTTACTGGAAAGCACTGAACGCTCT AGCAATGGCAGTCGAGTGCGAGCCTTGGGGATCTGTCAATGGACAAGTGGTAGAAAAATTCACGATGAAAAATGCACATGGCTTAGAAGTTGATGTTCTTTCATACGGGGCAACAATACAAGCTATTAGAACGCCTGACAAACATGGAAACATTGCTGACGTCGTTCTTGGCTTCGACAATATAGAAG GTTATCTGGGTACAGACAATCCTTACTTTGGAGCAACTGTGGGCCGAGTTGCTAATCGTGTCAGTGGAGCCAGTTTCATCCTCGATGGAGTTCCTTATACTTTGGCTAAAAATATCCCTGGACATAGTCTCCATGGAGGGTTGGTAGGCtgggacaaaaaaatttggaataccgCGATTCAGGATGATGCTGTGTGGATGACACTGCTCAGTCCTGATAGAGAGGAAGGTTACCCTGGTGCTGTAATTGCCACCATCAAATTCAGCATCACTGACGATGGGAAATTGATCATTAAGATGTCCGCCGTTTCTACAAAAGCCACTCCGATTAATTTAACCAATCATAGCTATTTCAACTTATTTGGACAT GATGGCAATGCAACCGAATTATACAAACATGAGATAACAATAAATGCAAACCGTTGGACTGTGACGGATGCTGATAGTATTCCGACGGGTGAAATCAGACCGGTTGCTAACAGCATAATGGATCTTAGAGTTGCCAAGCAACTGGGTCAAGTTCTTCCTAAGGTCCCTAGCGGAGgatatgattttaatttttgtatccCAGAAGATCATGGACCAAAAGGAGAAAGATTTGTAGCCAGAGTACTGCACCCTGACTCAGGAAGATATTTGGAGGTGCATTCCAACCAACCAGGCGTGCAATTATATACTAGTAATTTTCTACCGGATATAACCACTCAGGGTATACTTGGAAAAGACCAGCAGAAGTATTTTAAGCATGGAGCATTATGTTTGGAAACTCAAAATTATCCAGATGCTGTAAACCAT gcaaattttccaaatagcATTTTGAGGCCTGGTCAAACATACGAGCACATTGTGATTTACAAGTTTGGTGTGCAAAACCAATAA
- the LOC105691574 gene encoding uncharacterized protein LOC105691574 isoform X3, whose protein sequence is MSRVSMTWMRSRVWNIDPWEVLAWWSANYLLVAAHSELIMVIFINRSFDDAEAIRAIREAIKMGINFIDTAPWYGQGKSETLIGQAVKGIPRQAYYLATKVGRYEPDFKHMFNFSAEATRKSLKKSLELLGVDYVDVIQVHDIEFAPSLDIILSQTLPELSKQVVNGKAKHIGVTGYPVSKLKEFIEKSDINVQTILSYARLTLIDDTLPNYIPFFKKQGIGIINAAVTAMGLLTNSGPPLWHPADANIKELCLQVTTYCKERDVQLGKLAVWYSMQFDDVATNLIGMQSIEMLNTNLDVMLNGITQSEKQVLSEIEEKYFSKLGKNHWEGMELEVYWKALNALAMAVECEPWGSVNGQVVEKFTMKNAHGLEVDVLSYGATIQAIRTPDKHGNIADVVLGFDNIEGYLGTDNPYFGATVGRVANRVSGASFILDGVPYTLAKNIPGHSLHGGLVGWDKKIWNTAIQDDAVWMTLLSPDREEGYPGAVIATIKFSITDDGKLIIKMSAVSTKATPINLTNHSYFNLFGHDGNATELYKHEITINANRWTVTDADSIPTGEIRPVANSIMDLRVAKQLGQVLPKVPSGGYDFNFCIPEDHGPKGERFVARVLHPDSGRYLEVHSNQPGVQLYTSNFLPDITTQGILGKDQQKYFKHGALCLETQNYPDAVNHANFPNSILRPGQTYEHIVIYKFGVQNQ, encoded by the exons ATGTCGAGGGTTTCCATGACCTGGATGCGGTCAAGAGTATGGAATATAGACCCTTGGGAAGTACTGGCATGGTGGTCAGCAAATTATCTTTTGGTGGCGGCGCACTCGGAACTCATTATGG tGATTTTCATCAACAGGTCATTTGATGATGCTGAAGCTATAAGGGCAATCAGAGAAGCCATCAAAATGggtatcaattttatagacacAGCACCATGGTATGGTCAGGGAAAATCAGAGACATTAATTGGTCAA GCAGTGAAAGGGATTCCGAGGCAAGCGTATTACCTCGCGACTAAAGTCGGAAGATATGAGCCGGATTTCAAACACATGTTCAATTTCTCTGCAGAAGCAACTAgaaagagtttgaaaaaaagtctgGAACTACTTGGGGTTGATTATGTAGACGTCATTCAG GTACATGACATTGAATTTGCACCGTCACTAGACATTATTTTGTCCCAAACCTTACCAGAACTCTCCAAGCAAGTTGTGAATGGAAAGGCGAAGCACATCGGTGTCACTGGCTACCCAGTTTCAAAACTGAAGgagtttattgaaaaaagcgATATTAATGTTCAGACGATATTAAGCTATGCCAGATTGACGCTCATTGACGATACTCTTCCAAACTACATACCTTTTTTTAAG AAACAGGGTATAGGAATTATTAACGCTGCAGTTACAGCCATGGGTTTACTGACTAACAGTGGTCCACCTTTATGGCATCCAGCCGACGCAAACATCAAAGAACTATGTTTGCAGGTCACAACATATTGCAAG GAGCGCGATGTTCAATTGGGTAAGCTCGCTGTGTGGTATTCTATGCAGTTCGATGACGTTGCCACAAACTTAATAGGAATGCAAAGCATTGAAATGCTGAACACTAATCTTGATGTTATGCTAAATGGCATCACACAAAGTGAAAAGCAAGTACTGTCTGAAATAGAGGAGAA ATACTTTTCCAAGTTGGGCAAAAACCATTGGGAAGGAATGGAGCTTGAAGTTTACTGGAAAGCACTGAACGCTCT AGCAATGGCAGTCGAGTGCGAGCCTTGGGGATCTGTCAATGGACAAGTGGTAGAAAAATTCACGATGAAAAATGCACATGGCTTAGAAGTTGATGTTCTTTCATACGGGGCAACAATACAAGCTATTAGAACGCCTGACAAACATGGAAACATTGCTGACGTCGTTCTTGGCTTCGACAATATAGAAG GTTATCTGGGTACAGACAATCCTTACTTTGGAGCAACTGTGGGCCGAGTTGCTAATCGTGTCAGTGGAGCCAGTTTCATCCTCGATGGAGTTCCTTATACTTTGGCTAAAAATATCCCTGGACATAGTCTCCATGGAGGGTTGGTAGGCtgggacaaaaaaatttggaataccgCGATTCAGGATGATGCTGTGTGGATGACACTGCTCAGTCCTGATAGAGAGGAAGGTTACCCTGGTGCTGTAATTGCCACCATCAAATTCAGCATCACTGACGATGGGAAATTGATCATTAAGATGTCCGCCGTTTCTACAAAAGCCACTCCGATTAATTTAACCAATCATAGCTATTTCAACTTATTTGGACAT GATGGCAATGCAACCGAATTATACAAACATGAGATAACAATAAATGCAAACCGTTGGACTGTGACGGATGCTGATAGTATTCCGACGGGTGAAATCAGACCGGTTGCTAACAGCATAATGGATCTTAGAGTTGCCAAGCAACTGGGTCAAGTTCTTCCTAAGGTCCCTAGCGGAGgatatgattttaatttttgtatccCAGAAGATCATGGACCAAAAGGAGAAAGATTTGTAGCCAGAGTACTGCACCCTGACTCAGGAAGATATTTGGAGGTGCATTCCAACCAACCAGGCGTGCAATTATATACTAGTAATTTTCTACCGGATATAACCACTCAGGGTATACTTGGAAAAGACCAGCAGAAGTATTTTAAGCATGGAGCATTATGTTTGGAAACTCAAAATTATCCAGATGCTGTAAACCAT gcaaattttccaaatagcATTTTGAGGCCTGGTCAAACATACGAGCACATTGTGATTTACAAGTTTGGTGTGCAAAACCAATAA
- the LOC105691574 gene encoding uncharacterized protein LOC105691574 isoform X4 produces the protein MYMLPPTYVEGFHDLDAVKSMEYRPLGSTGMVVSKLSFGGGALGTHYGSFDDAEAIRAIREAIKMGINFIDTAPWYGQGKSETLIGQAVKGIPRQAYYLATKVGRYEPDFKHMFNFSAEATRKSLKKSLELLGVDYVDVIQVHDIEFAPSLDIILSQTLPELSKQVVNGKAKHIGVTGYPVSKLKEFIEKSDINVQTILSYARLTLIDDTLPNYIPFFKKQGIGIINAAVTAMGLLTNSGPPLWHPADANIKELCLQVTTYCKERDVQLGKLAVWYSMQFDDVATNLIGMQSIEMLNTNLDVMLNGITQSEKYFSKLGKNHWEGMELEVYWKALNALAMAVECEPWGSVNGQVVEKFTMKNAHGLEVDVLSYGATIQAIRTPDKHGNIADVVLGFDNIEGYLGTDNPYFGATVGRVANRVSGASFILDGVPYTLAKNIPGHSLHGGLVGWDKKIWNTAIQDDAVWMTLLSPDREEGYPGAVIATIKFSITDDGKLIIKMSAVSTKATPINLTNHSYFNLFGHDGNATELYKHEITINANRWTVTDADSIPTGEIRPVANSIMDLRVAKQLGQVLPKVPSGGYDFNFCIPEDHGPKGERFVARVLHPDSGRYLEVHSNQPGVQLYTSNFLPDITTQGILGKDQQKYFKHGALCLETQNYPDAVNHANFPNSILRPGQTYEHIVIYKFGVQNQ, from the exons ATGCTTCCGCCAACTTATGTCGAGGGTTTCCATGACCTGGATGCGGTCAAGAGTATGGAATATAGACCCTTGGGAAGTACTGGCATGGTGGTCAGCAAATTATCTTTTGGTGGCGGCGCACTCGGAACTCATTATGG GTCATTTGATGATGCTGAAGCTATAAGGGCAATCAGAGAAGCCATCAAAATGggtatcaattttatagacacAGCACCATGGTATGGTCAGGGAAAATCAGAGACATTAATTGGTCAA GCAGTGAAAGGGATTCCGAGGCAAGCGTATTACCTCGCGACTAAAGTCGGAAGATATGAGCCGGATTTCAAACACATGTTCAATTTCTCTGCAGAAGCAACTAgaaagagtttgaaaaaaagtctgGAACTACTTGGGGTTGATTATGTAGACGTCATTCAG GTACATGACATTGAATTTGCACCGTCACTAGACATTATTTTGTCCCAAACCTTACCAGAACTCTCCAAGCAAGTTGTGAATGGAAAGGCGAAGCACATCGGTGTCACTGGCTACCCAGTTTCAAAACTGAAGgagtttattgaaaaaagcgATATTAATGTTCAGACGATATTAAGCTATGCCAGATTGACGCTCATTGACGATACTCTTCCAAACTACATACCTTTTTTTAAG AAACAGGGTATAGGAATTATTAACGCTGCAGTTACAGCCATGGGTTTACTGACTAACAGTGGTCCACCTTTATGGCATCCAGCCGACGCAAACATCAAAGAACTATGTTTGCAGGTCACAACATATTGCAAG GAGCGCGATGTTCAATTGGGTAAGCTCGCTGTGTGGTATTCTATGCAGTTCGATGACGTTGCCACAAACTTAATAGGAATGCAAAGCATTGAAATGCTGAACACTAATCTTGATGTTATGCTAAATGGCATCACACAAAGTGAAAA ATACTTTTCCAAGTTGGGCAAAAACCATTGGGAAGGAATGGAGCTTGAAGTTTACTGGAAAGCACTGAACGCTCT AGCAATGGCAGTCGAGTGCGAGCCTTGGGGATCTGTCAATGGACAAGTGGTAGAAAAATTCACGATGAAAAATGCACATGGCTTAGAAGTTGATGTTCTTTCATACGGGGCAACAATACAAGCTATTAGAACGCCTGACAAACATGGAAACATTGCTGACGTCGTTCTTGGCTTCGACAATATAGAAG GTTATCTGGGTACAGACAATCCTTACTTTGGAGCAACTGTGGGCCGAGTTGCTAATCGTGTCAGTGGAGCCAGTTTCATCCTCGATGGAGTTCCTTATACTTTGGCTAAAAATATCCCTGGACATAGTCTCCATGGAGGGTTGGTAGGCtgggacaaaaaaatttggaataccgCGATTCAGGATGATGCTGTGTGGATGACACTGCTCAGTCCTGATAGAGAGGAAGGTTACCCTGGTGCTGTAATTGCCACCATCAAATTCAGCATCACTGACGATGGGAAATTGATCATTAAGATGTCCGCCGTTTCTACAAAAGCCACTCCGATTAATTTAACCAATCATAGCTATTTCAACTTATTTGGACAT GATGGCAATGCAACCGAATTATACAAACATGAGATAACAATAAATGCAAACCGTTGGACTGTGACGGATGCTGATAGTATTCCGACGGGTGAAATCAGACCGGTTGCTAACAGCATAATGGATCTTAGAGTTGCCAAGCAACTGGGTCAAGTTCTTCCTAAGGTCCCTAGCGGAGgatatgattttaatttttgtatccCAGAAGATCATGGACCAAAAGGAGAAAGATTTGTAGCCAGAGTACTGCACCCTGACTCAGGAAGATATTTGGAGGTGCATTCCAACCAACCAGGCGTGCAATTATATACTAGTAATTTTCTACCGGATATAACCACTCAGGGTATACTTGGAAAAGACCAGCAGAAGTATTTTAAGCATGGAGCATTATGTTTGGAAACTCAAAATTATCCAGATGCTGTAAACCAT gcaaattttccaaatagcATTTTGAGGCCTGGTCAAACATACGAGCACATTGTGATTTACAAGTTTGGTGTGCAAAACCAATAA
- the LOC105691574 gene encoding uncharacterized protein LOC105691574 isoform X5, translated as MSFDDAEAIRAIREAIKMGINFIDTAPWYGQGKSETLIGQAVKGIPRQAYYLATKVGRYEPDFKHMFNFSAEATRKSLKKSLELLGVDYVDVIQVHDIEFAPSLDIILSQTLPELSKQVVNGKAKHIGVTGYPVSKLKEFIEKSDINVQTILSYARLTLIDDTLPNYIPFFKKQGIGIINAAVTAMGLLTNSGPPLWHPADANIKELCLQVTTYCKERDVQLGKLAVWYSMQFDDVATNLIGMQSIEMLNTNLDVMLNGITQSEKQVLSEIEEKYFSKLGKNHWEGMELEVYWKALNALAMAVECEPWGSVNGQVVEKFTMKNAHGLEVDVLSYGATIQAIRTPDKHGNIADVVLGFDNIEGYLGTDNPYFGATVGRVANRVSGASFILDGVPYTLAKNIPGHSLHGGLVGWDKKIWNTAIQDDAVWMTLLSPDREEGYPGAVIATIKFSITDDGKLIIKMSAVSTKATPINLTNHSYFNLFGHDGNATELYKHEITINANRWTVTDADSIPTGEIRPVANSIMDLRVAKQLGQVLPKVPSGGYDFNFCIPEDHGPKGERFVARVLHPDSGRYLEVHSNQPGVQLYTSNFLPDITTQGILGKDQQKYFKHGALCLETQNYPDAVNHANFPNSILRPGQTYEHIVIYKFGVQNQ; from the exons GTCATTTGATGATGCTGAAGCTATAAGGGCAATCAGAGAAGCCATCAAAATGggtatcaattttatagacacAGCACCATGGTATGGTCAGGGAAAATCAGAGACATTAATTGGTCAA GCAGTGAAAGGGATTCCGAGGCAAGCGTATTACCTCGCGACTAAAGTCGGAAGATATGAGCCGGATTTCAAACACATGTTCAATTTCTCTGCAGAAGCAACTAgaaagagtttgaaaaaaagtctgGAACTACTTGGGGTTGATTATGTAGACGTCATTCAG GTACATGACATTGAATTTGCACCGTCACTAGACATTATTTTGTCCCAAACCTTACCAGAACTCTCCAAGCAAGTTGTGAATGGAAAGGCGAAGCACATCGGTGTCACTGGCTACCCAGTTTCAAAACTGAAGgagtttattgaaaaaagcgATATTAATGTTCAGACGATATTAAGCTATGCCAGATTGACGCTCATTGACGATACTCTTCCAAACTACATACCTTTTTTTAAG AAACAGGGTATAGGAATTATTAACGCTGCAGTTACAGCCATGGGTTTACTGACTAACAGTGGTCCACCTTTATGGCATCCAGCCGACGCAAACATCAAAGAACTATGTTTGCAGGTCACAACATATTGCAAG GAGCGCGATGTTCAATTGGGTAAGCTCGCTGTGTGGTATTCTATGCAGTTCGATGACGTTGCCACAAACTTAATAGGAATGCAAAGCATTGAAATGCTGAACACTAATCTTGATGTTATGCTAAATGGCATCACACAAAGTGAAAAGCAAGTACTGTCTGAAATAGAGGAGAA ATACTTTTCCAAGTTGGGCAAAAACCATTGGGAAGGAATGGAGCTTGAAGTTTACTGGAAAGCACTGAACGCTCT AGCAATGGCAGTCGAGTGCGAGCCTTGGGGATCTGTCAATGGACAAGTGGTAGAAAAATTCACGATGAAAAATGCACATGGCTTAGAAGTTGATGTTCTTTCATACGGGGCAACAATACAAGCTATTAGAACGCCTGACAAACATGGAAACATTGCTGACGTCGTTCTTGGCTTCGACAATATAGAAG GTTATCTGGGTACAGACAATCCTTACTTTGGAGCAACTGTGGGCCGAGTTGCTAATCGTGTCAGTGGAGCCAGTTTCATCCTCGATGGAGTTCCTTATACTTTGGCTAAAAATATCCCTGGACATAGTCTCCATGGAGGGTTGGTAGGCtgggacaaaaaaatttggaataccgCGATTCAGGATGATGCTGTGTGGATGACACTGCTCAGTCCTGATAGAGAGGAAGGTTACCCTGGTGCTGTAATTGCCACCATCAAATTCAGCATCACTGACGATGGGAAATTGATCATTAAGATGTCCGCCGTTTCTACAAAAGCCACTCCGATTAATTTAACCAATCATAGCTATTTCAACTTATTTGGACAT GATGGCAATGCAACCGAATTATACAAACATGAGATAACAATAAATGCAAACCGTTGGACTGTGACGGATGCTGATAGTATTCCGACGGGTGAAATCAGACCGGTTGCTAACAGCATAATGGATCTTAGAGTTGCCAAGCAACTGGGTCAAGTTCTTCCTAAGGTCCCTAGCGGAGgatatgattttaatttttgtatccCAGAAGATCATGGACCAAAAGGAGAAAGATTTGTAGCCAGAGTACTGCACCCTGACTCAGGAAGATATTTGGAGGTGCATTCCAACCAACCAGGCGTGCAATTATATACTAGTAATTTTCTACCGGATATAACCACTCAGGGTATACTTGGAAAAGACCAGCAGAAGTATTTTAAGCATGGAGCATTATGTTTGGAAACTCAAAATTATCCAGATGCTGTAAACCAT gcaaattttccaaatagcATTTTGAGGCCTGGTCAAACATACGAGCACATTGTGATTTACAAGTTTGGTGTGCAAAACCAATAA
- the LOC105691574 gene encoding galactose mutarotase-like isoform X6, with protein MGINFIDTAPWYGQGKSETLIGQAVKGIPRQAYYLATKVGRYEPDFKHMFNFSAEATRKSLKKSLELLGVDYVDVIQVHDIEFAPSLDIILSQTLPELSKQVVNGKAKHIGVTGYPVSKLKEFIEKSDINVQTILSYARLTLIDDTLPNYIPFFKKQGIGIINAAVTAMGLLTNSGPPLWHPADANIKELCLQVTTYCKERDVQLGKLAVWYSMQFDDVATNLIGMQSIEMLNTNLDVMLNGITQSEKQVLSEIEEKYFSKLGKNHWEGMELEVYWKALNALAMAVECEPWGSVNGQVVEKFTMKNAHGLEVDVLSYGATIQAIRTPDKHGNIADVVLGFDNIEGYLGTDNPYFGATVGRVANRVSGASFILDGVPYTLAKNIPGHSLHGGLVGWDKKIWNTAIQDDAVWMTLLSPDREEGYPGAVIATIKFSITDDGKLIIKMSAVSTKATPINLTNHSYFNLFGHDGNATELYKHEITINANRWTVTDADSIPTGEIRPVANSIMDLRVAKQLGQVLPKVPSGGYDFNFCIPEDHGPKGERFVARVLHPDSGRYLEVHSNQPGVQLYTSNFLPDITTQGILGKDQQKYFKHGALCLETQNYPDAVNHANFPNSILRPGQTYEHIVIYKFGVQNQ; from the exons ATGggtatcaattttatagacacAGCACCATGGTATGGTCAGGGAAAATCAGAGACATTAATTGGTCAA GCAGTGAAAGGGATTCCGAGGCAAGCGTATTACCTCGCGACTAAAGTCGGAAGATATGAGCCGGATTTCAAACACATGTTCAATTTCTCTGCAGAAGCAACTAgaaagagtttgaaaaaaagtctgGAACTACTTGGGGTTGATTATGTAGACGTCATTCAG GTACATGACATTGAATTTGCACCGTCACTAGACATTATTTTGTCCCAAACCTTACCAGAACTCTCCAAGCAAGTTGTGAATGGAAAGGCGAAGCACATCGGTGTCACTGGCTACCCAGTTTCAAAACTGAAGgagtttattgaaaaaagcgATATTAATGTTCAGACGATATTAAGCTATGCCAGATTGACGCTCATTGACGATACTCTTCCAAACTACATACCTTTTTTTAAG AAACAGGGTATAGGAATTATTAACGCTGCAGTTACAGCCATGGGTTTACTGACTAACAGTGGTCCACCTTTATGGCATCCAGCCGACGCAAACATCAAAGAACTATGTTTGCAGGTCACAACATATTGCAAG GAGCGCGATGTTCAATTGGGTAAGCTCGCTGTGTGGTATTCTATGCAGTTCGATGACGTTGCCACAAACTTAATAGGAATGCAAAGCATTGAAATGCTGAACACTAATCTTGATGTTATGCTAAATGGCATCACACAAAGTGAAAAGCAAGTACTGTCTGAAATAGAGGAGAA ATACTTTTCCAAGTTGGGCAAAAACCATTGGGAAGGAATGGAGCTTGAAGTTTACTGGAAAGCACTGAACGCTCT AGCAATGGCAGTCGAGTGCGAGCCTTGGGGATCTGTCAATGGACAAGTGGTAGAAAAATTCACGATGAAAAATGCACATGGCTTAGAAGTTGATGTTCTTTCATACGGGGCAACAATACAAGCTATTAGAACGCCTGACAAACATGGAAACATTGCTGACGTCGTTCTTGGCTTCGACAATATAGAAG GTTATCTGGGTACAGACAATCCTTACTTTGGAGCAACTGTGGGCCGAGTTGCTAATCGTGTCAGTGGAGCCAGTTTCATCCTCGATGGAGTTCCTTATACTTTGGCTAAAAATATCCCTGGACATAGTCTCCATGGAGGGTTGGTAGGCtgggacaaaaaaatttggaataccgCGATTCAGGATGATGCTGTGTGGATGACACTGCTCAGTCCTGATAGAGAGGAAGGTTACCCTGGTGCTGTAATTGCCACCATCAAATTCAGCATCACTGACGATGGGAAATTGATCATTAAGATGTCCGCCGTTTCTACAAAAGCCACTCCGATTAATTTAACCAATCATAGCTATTTCAACTTATTTGGACAT GATGGCAATGCAACCGAATTATACAAACATGAGATAACAATAAATGCAAACCGTTGGACTGTGACGGATGCTGATAGTATTCCGACGGGTGAAATCAGACCGGTTGCTAACAGCATAATGGATCTTAGAGTTGCCAAGCAACTGGGTCAAGTTCTTCCTAAGGTCCCTAGCGGAGgatatgattttaatttttgtatccCAGAAGATCATGGACCAAAAGGAGAAAGATTTGTAGCCAGAGTACTGCACCCTGACTCAGGAAGATATTTGGAGGTGCATTCCAACCAACCAGGCGTGCAATTATATACTAGTAATTTTCTACCGGATATAACCACTCAGGGTATACTTGGAAAAGACCAGCAGAAGTATTTTAAGCATGGAGCATTATGTTTGGAAACTCAAAATTATCCAGATGCTGTAAACCAT gcaaattttccaaatagcATTTTGAGGCCTGGTCAAACATACGAGCACATTGTGATTTACAAGTTTGGTGTGCAAAACCAATAA